Genomic DNA from Sphingomonas hankookensis:
TTGGCGCGAAAGCGAGTTTATCGACGATACGACGCGCATCGTCCGCTTGCGCTCGGCCAGCGACGCCTATCTGCCGAAGGAAGCGCTGTGGACGGAGACCGACAGCTTCGTCGACGCACTGGTCGCGCATATCGCGGCGCTCGACCGCCGTCCCGACCTGATCCACGCCCATTATGCCGATGCCGGCGCGGTGGCGGCGGCGGTCAAGGCGCGGCTCGGCATTCCCTATATCTTCACCGCCCATTCGCTGGGCCGCGTCAAGCAGGTGGCGTTCGGCACCGACTGCGCCGAAACCGCCGGCCTCGAACGCCGCATCGCAATCGAGGATCATGCCATCGCCCATGCCGATGCGATCATCGCCTCCTCGCGCGACGAGGCGGAGGTGCAATATGCCGGCTATCCCAGCTACGATCCCGGCCGCATCCGCATCATCCCGCCGGGCAGCGACCTCGGGCTGTTCGCCGGTAACTGCACCGACGCGCTGGTCGATGCGCGGATCGACCGCTTCCTCGCCGACCCCTCCAAGCCCGTCATCCTCGCGCTGGCCCGCCCGGTCAGCAAGAAGAACCTCGCCGCGCTCGTCCATGCCTATGGCCGCTGCCCGGCGCTACAGACCGCCGCGAACCTCGTCATCGTGGCCGGCACGCGCGACGATCCGCGCAGCCTCGAACCCGAACTGGCTGGCAACATGGCCGAGCTGTTCGCGCTGATCGACCGCTACGACCTCTACGGATCGGTCGCGATTCCCAAGACCCACGCCCCGCACGAAGTCCCCGCCATCTACGCCCATGCCCGGGCCAAGCGCGGCATCTTCGTCAATCCGGCGCTCAACGAACCCTTCGGGCTGACCCTGCTGGAAGCGGCGGCGTCGGGACTGCCGCTGGTCGCGACCGACAGCGGCGGGCCGAACGACATCATCGAAGGCTGCAACAACGGCATCCTCGTCGACCCGCGCGACCCGCATGCCATCGGGCAGGCGATGTTGAAGATCCTGTCCGACGATGCGCTATGGGACACCTATTCGCACGCCGGCGCAACGGCGGCCGAGCTGTACGACTGGGACGGCCATGTCGCGCGCTATGCCGAACTGGCGGCGGCGGTGATCGCGCCGCCGGCTCCGGCGATCGAGACGCCACGCCTGCTGCTCGTCTCCGATATCGACAACACGCTGTTGGGTGAAACCGAGGCGGCGCAGGCGTTCAACCTGTGGCACGGCGACCAGCACGACATGCTGTTCGGCATCGCCACCGGGCGCAGCCTGCACAGCGCACTGGCGATCCTCGCGCAGAACCAGGTCGCACCGCCCGCCGTCATGATCACCTCGGTCGGATCGGAAATCTACCACCGCATCCATGGCGGCGTGTACGCCCGCGACGATGCGTGGACCGCGATCATCGACGCCGGCTGGGATCGTGCCGCCATCGCCGCCCTGCTGGCCGAACAGGGCGAGCTGCGCCCGCAAAGCCCGCTCGAACAGCGCAGCCACAAATTGAGCTATTTCACCGGTGGCGAACCCGACATTGCCGAACGTATCCGCGACCTGCTGGCCGGCGCTGGCTTCGCCGCATCGGTGATCCACAGCCATGGCCGCTATCTCGACATCTTGCCCTTGGCCGCGTCGAAGGGGACGGCGGTCGATTATGTCCGCCGCCGCGCGCAGATGCGCCGTGATCAGGTGATCGTCG
This window encodes:
- a CDS encoding HAD-IIB family hydrolase, with translation MTADTGGHIRYLLDLVAATGGHPGITRTEIVTRAFRGGPLGEGYWRESEFIDDTTRIVRLRSASDAYLPKEALWTETDSFVDALVAHIAALDRRPDLIHAHYADAGAVAAAVKARLGIPYIFTAHSLGRVKQVAFGTDCAETAGLERRIAIEDHAIAHADAIIASSRDEAEVQYAGYPSYDPGRIRIIPPGSDLGLFAGNCTDALVDARIDRFLADPSKPVILALARPVSKKNLAALVHAYGRCPALQTAANLVIVAGTRDDPRSLEPELAGNMAELFALIDRYDLYGSVAIPKTHAPHEVPAIYAHARAKRGIFVNPALNEPFGLTLLEAAASGLPLVATDSGGPNDIIEGCNNGILVDPRDPHAIGQAMLKILSDDALWDTYSHAGATAAELYDWDGHVARYAELAAAVIAPPAPAIETPRLLLVSDIDNTLLGETEAAQAFNLWHGDQHDMLFGIATGRSLHSALAILAQNQVAPPAVMITSVGSEIYHRIHGGVYARDDAWTAIIDAGWDRAAIAALLAEQGELRPQSPLEQRSHKLSYFTGGEPDIAERIRDLLAGAGFAASVIHSHGRYLDILPLAASKGTAVDYVRRRAQMRRDQVIVAGDSGNDVEMLRACAHAIIVGNYSDGLAQRPDLAHSYVARRGYAFGIMEGVAHFRGQPAQRLSA